A region from the Desulfomarina profundi genome encodes:
- a CDS encoding NAD(P)/FAD-dependent oxidoreductase: MTDILKSDRWDVVIIGGGPAGLAAATTLKKSGITDIIVLDRENEAGGIPRHCGHPPFGIREFGRILTGPAYARRLAESAKRLCIDIAVKSSVTSLKPDGKLTILRPEGELELQAKRVLLATGTRETPRSARFVSGSRPMGIYNTGALQAMVYLKNKIPFRKPVIIGSEIVSFSALFTCRRAGIKPVAMLEEKNSPSVSWPIQYASTVFGVPLLRNTRLSEIIGKDRVNGVRVTDEKGNERVMECDGVLFTGRFIPEAGLVLMSHLESDPATGAPRLDRYNRCSDRSYYAAGNMTQHPVKVAGKCWQNGKAVAELIRKDLTGG, encoded by the coding sequence ATGACTGATATTCTCAAATCCGACAGGTGGGATGTGGTAATCATCGGTGGAGGTCCTGCCGGACTGGCAGCCGCAACTACCCTGAAAAAATCCGGCATAACCGACATCATTGTCCTTGATCGTGAAAATGAAGCGGGTGGCATACCACGTCACTGCGGCCATCCCCCTTTCGGAATCCGGGAATTTGGCAGAATTCTCACCGGACCTGCCTATGCCAGGCGTCTCGCTGAAAGCGCAAAACGACTCTGTATTGATATCGCCGTGAAGAGTTCCGTAACTTCTCTGAAGCCTGATGGAAAACTGACCATCCTCCGCCCTGAAGGTGAATTGGAACTCCAGGCGAAACGGGTACTGCTAGCCACCGGTACAAGGGAAACACCCCGCTCCGCCAGGTTTGTTTCGGGCAGTCGTCCCATGGGGATATACAACACCGGCGCCCTTCAGGCCATGGTCTATCTCAAGAACAAAATCCCGTTCAGAAAACCGGTTATCATCGGCTCTGAAATTGTCAGCTTCTCTGCCCTCTTCACCTGCAGGAGAGCCGGAATCAAACCTGTCGCCATGCTGGAAGAAAAGAACAGCCCCTCTGTCTCCTGGCCGATTCAATATGCTTCAACTGTTTTCGGAGTACCTCTGCTCCGAAACACCAGACTGTCAGAGATAATAGGGAAAGACAGGGTCAATGGAGTTCGTGTGACCGATGAAAAAGGCAATGAAAGAGTAATGGAATGCGACGGTGTGCTTTTTACCGGCCGATTTATACCAGAAGCAGGTCTAGTGCTTATGAGTCACCTGGAATCAGACCCGGCAACTGGAGCTCCCAGGCTCGACCGATACAATCGCTGCTCCGACAGGTCATATTACGCTGCAGGTAATATGACCCAACACCCGGTCAAGGTGGCAGGAAAATGCTGGCAGAACGGCAAAGCTGTTGCCGAATTGATAAGAAAAGATCTCACAGGAGGTTGA
- a CDS encoding DeoR/GlpR family DNA-binding transcription regulator — protein sequence MIPDVRRSEIVNIVRRQKQVTVEELAQTLHISRETIRRDLTELARIGKVQKFHGGASIPTITGEGPFRDRMSENVAAKVAIAVEAVNLISANETLFIDTGSTTLYFAEQLASIANLTVVTNSAEIARTMSLSESQIKTFLLGGEFNGDNRQTIGSMTISHIRSFRAHHAILTISALDHKTGIMDFCINEAQIARAMIEQAESVTILADNSKFGRIASFEVCSLNQVTNLVCDRPPEGDIKTALTKAGVTVIPVSHQ from the coding sequence ATGATTCCTGACGTCAGAAGGTCCGAAATAGTTAACATCGTTCGTCGCCAGAAACAGGTAACTGTAGAGGAACTGGCTCAAACCCTGCATATTTCCCGGGAAACTATCCGGCGCGACCTGACTGAGCTGGCCCGCATCGGCAAGGTTCAGAAATTCCATGGTGGAGCGTCAATTCCCACCATCACCGGAGAAGGCCCGTTTCGGGACAGGATGAGCGAAAATGTTGCTGCCAAAGTGGCTATTGCCGTAGAAGCCGTCAACCTGATCTCTGCAAATGAAACCCTTTTTATTGATACAGGTTCCACAACGCTTTATTTCGCTGAACAACTGGCAAGTATTGCAAACCTGACTGTGGTAACCAATTCTGCCGAAATAGCCAGAACCATGAGTCTTTCAGAGTCTCAGATCAAAACATTTCTGCTGGGAGGAGAATTCAATGGAGACAACCGACAAACCATCGGCAGTATGACCATCTCACATATCCGTTCATTTCGTGCGCACCACGCCATCCTGACTATCAGTGCTCTGGACCACAAGACAGGAATTATGGATTTCTGCATCAACGAAGCCCAGATTGCCAGGGCCATGATTGAGCAGGCCGAATCGGTAACTATCCTGGCAGACAATTCCAAGTTTGGTCGTATTGCCTCTTTTGAAGTATGCTCCCTCAACCAGGTGACCAATCTTGTCTGTGATCGTCCACCTGAGGGAGATATCAAAACTGCCCTCACCAAGGCAGGAGTCACTGTCATTCCTGTTTCTCACCAATAA
- a CDS encoding phosphodiesterase, with the protein MLIAQISDCHIAGPGKNAYKIAHTAENLAHCIDHINQSNPTVDLVLVTGDITCSSQIEEVERAARLLDRLRCPFYVVPGNHDTRSVLWRVFGGRACPEMSAGFCNYVIEGREIRLIALDSTVPGEPGGEICSIRAEWLDKRLAEKPAQPTVVFMHHPPVKFGVLETDEDGFAGAGILGNVIEKYQNILRILCGHIHLSSHGGWKGTIITTAPSMGLQLGLDLTLTRPSEFYLEKPGYLLHYFTPDRNLITYTVTVGKMDGPYLFDEQ; encoded by the coding sequence ATGTTGATTGCACAGATAAGTGACTGTCATATTGCGGGCCCCGGAAAAAACGCCTATAAAATTGCTCATACGGCAGAAAATCTTGCCCATTGTATAGATCATATCAACCAAAGTAATCCGACAGTCGATCTTGTTCTGGTGACGGGTGATATTACCTGCAGCAGCCAAATTGAGGAGGTTGAGCGAGCCGCCCGATTGCTGGATCGCCTGCGGTGCCCCTTTTATGTTGTTCCCGGTAACCATGATACACGTTCAGTTCTCTGGAGGGTTTTCGGCGGAAGAGCCTGTCCGGAAATGAGCGCCGGTTTTTGTAATTATGTTATCGAGGGCAGGGAAATTCGTCTGATAGCACTTGATTCCACGGTTCCCGGTGAGCCAGGCGGAGAGATCTGTTCTATAAGGGCAGAATGGCTGGATAAGAGACTGGCAGAAAAACCTGCGCAGCCGACCGTTGTCTTCATGCATCACCCACCTGTAAAGTTTGGAGTACTGGAAACTGATGAAGATGGCTTTGCCGGGGCAGGTATCCTGGGAAATGTTATTGAAAAATATCAGAATATTCTTCGGATTCTTTGTGGTCATATTCACTTGTCCTCCCATGGGGGATGGAAGGGGACGATAATCACCACTGCTCCAAGTATGGGGCTTCAACTTGGGCTTGATCTCACTCTGACCCGACCTTCCGAGTTTTATCTGGAGAAGCCCGGGTACCTCCTACACTATTTTACACCTGATCGGAATCTCATAACTTACACGGTGACGGTCGGGAAAATGGATGGGCCATATCTATTTGATGAACAGTAG
- a CDS encoding DUF47 domain-containing protein, translating into MSIFKKKIGVEQKIDGFLDLVIRSGLIFSQGAQAYLQGNREDFEQKLSEIIEVEHSGDDLRRTIQQYLYTRTLIPESRGDVLQLLEDMDSLLDRFKGALWRMEIENLDIEKDFHQDFLLLIQCVGETVEAIVRSVRAFFKNISAVADHLDKVYYWETESDKISTRLQRAIFRKEELRLSHRMLLREFARHLDKIADRAEDVGDRLNIYVIKRSL; encoded by the coding sequence ATGAGTATTTTTAAAAAGAAAATTGGAGTTGAACAGAAAATTGATGGTTTTTTGGATCTTGTTATTCGTTCCGGGCTGATATTCAGCCAGGGAGCTCAGGCCTATCTTCAAGGAAACAGAGAAGATTTTGAGCAGAAATTATCAGAAATAATTGAAGTGGAACATTCCGGAGACGATCTCAGGCGTACCATCCAGCAATATCTTTACACCAGGACGCTGATTCCCGAATCCAGGGGGGATGTTCTTCAACTTCTGGAGGATATGGACTCGCTGCTGGATCGTTTTAAAGGAGCTCTGTGGCGTATGGAGATAGAAAATCTTGATATCGAAAAGGATTTTCACCAAGATTTCCTACTGCTTATCCAGTGTGTCGGTGAGACAGTCGAGGCGATTGTCCGTTCCGTACGTGCTTTTTTTAAAAATATTTCAGCAGTGGCCGACCATCTGGACAAGGTTTATTACTGGGAAACTGAATCGGACAAAATCTCAACCCGCCTCCAACGGGCGATTTTCAGAAAAGAGGAGCTTCGTTTAAGTCATCGAATGCTGCTGCGGGAATTTGCCCGGCATCTCGATAAAATAGCGGACAGGGCGGAAGATGTTGGAGACAGACTCAATATTTATGTGATCAAGCGTTCTTTATAA
- a CDS encoding inorganic phosphate transporter — protein sequence MFGFFSSGLFLGWSLGANDASNVFGTAVSSRMIQFRTAALYCSIFVILGAVISGAGASHTLGKLGSVNAVAGAFTVAFAAAVSVSLMTYARFPVSTSQAIVGAIIGWNIFSGSVTDMTSLTRIVSTWIFCPVLAASVAIVLYLFTGFFIRYLSVPMFKLDNITRWSLLCAGIFGSYALGANNIANVMGVFVPVADLSDITIFNVTFTPARQLFLLGGIAIAIGVFTFSKRVMLTVGKGIFELSPVMAAVVVWSHSIVLFLFSSLSLETWLKNHELPTFPLVPVSSSQAIVGAVIGIGLLKGGKAIRWRTVAGIASGWVTTPILAGVISLVSLFFMQNVFQQDTYHKEIVAYDAGTGDVELGSGYDYPDFYISSERICLKVFDNEQ from the coding sequence ATGTTTGGTTTTTTTTCAAGCGGTCTTTTCCTTGGCTGGTCTCTCGGGGCCAATGATGCTTCAAATGTTTTTGGTACTGCGGTCAGTTCAAGGATGATTCAATTTCGTACCGCAGCACTGTATTGCAGCATTTTTGTCATTCTCGGGGCTGTAATCAGTGGAGCCGGAGCATCACATACCCTGGGAAAACTGGGATCGGTCAATGCGGTTGCCGGAGCCTTCACAGTTGCCTTTGCAGCGGCTGTAAGCGTGTCCCTTATGACGTATGCCCGTTTCCCTGTGTCCACCTCCCAGGCGATAGTGGGTGCGATTATCGGCTGGAATATCTTCAGTGGTTCAGTTACAGATATGACATCCCTGACCAGGATTGTTTCGACCTGGATCTTCTGTCCGGTATTGGCGGCGAGTGTCGCGATAGTTCTTTATCTGTTCACCGGCTTTTTCATACGTTATCTTTCTGTGCCCATGTTCAAGCTTGATAATATCACCCGCTGGTCCCTGCTTTGTGCCGGGATTTTCGGTTCCTATGCCCTTGGTGCGAATAATATCGCCAATGTCATGGGTGTTTTTGTGCCGGTGGCGGACCTGAGTGATATTACCATCTTTAATGTAACGTTTACTCCTGCCAGGCAACTCTTTCTTCTCGGGGGAATAGCCATTGCGATCGGAGTTTTCACCTTTTCAAAGCGAGTCATGCTTACCGTGGGAAAGGGTATTTTTGAGCTTTCTCCGGTCATGGCAGCAGTGGTCGTCTGGTCGCATTCCATTGTTCTTTTTCTGTTCTCCTCCCTGAGCCTTGAAACATGGTTGAAAAACCACGAACTGCCGACGTTCCCCCTGGTTCCGGTTTCCAGTTCCCAGGCAATAGTGGGGGCAGTTATTGGTATTGGCTTACTAAAAGGGGGGAAAGCGATTCGATGGAGAACTGTGGCCGGTATTGCAAGTGGCTGGGTGACAACTCCGATTCTTGCAGGTGTGATCAGTCTGGTATCACTGTTTTTCATGCAGAATGTTTTTCAACAGGATACATATCATAAGGAGATAGTTGCATACGATGCCGGGACAGGAGATGTTGAATTGGGAAGCGGGTATGATTATCCCGATTTTTATATCAGTTCAGAGAGGATATGCCTCAAAGTTTTTGACAATGAACAGTAG
- a CDS encoding extracellular solute-binding protein yields the protein MKKLVLICTVAFMFIANGAVAKNTLRLLTWKGYAPAKLVKDFEAETGIDVKITYSNNEEMIAKLRATRGGGFDLAQPSQDRISFVQAKFPVYQPIDFSRVNTGQLTASMVEAVKKNSAYDGKAYAVPFCYGTTGMIVNQKMAPDAKDWSDLWNPKYAGKISYRLKRPLLIATAFGLGENPFALYNDINAYRALMKRVEKTLIDGKKLVKNYWTSGDTQVAIIKSGDAWVISGWDGKGWSLHATNPDIDFIAPKSGALGWIDTFAIPAKSKNLDAAYKWINFMLSPKNAAYFTNKEGYGTASADAIKYLNEDIKANFSRSFPPEVLDNIKWHPPVPEGFETIEAKVLDRIKAAK from the coding sequence ATGAAAAAACTGGTATTGATCTGTACGGTAGCATTCATGTTTATTGCCAATGGTGCTGTGGCAAAAAACACTTTGAGACTGTTGACCTGGAAGGGTTATGCACCGGCCAAATTGGTAAAGGATTTTGAAGCGGAAACAGGTATCGATGTCAAAATCACCTATTCCAACAATGAAGAAATGATTGCCAAGCTGAGGGCTACCCGCGGTGGAGGATTTGATCTGGCCCAGCCAAGTCAGGACAGGATTTCCTTTGTGCAGGCAAAATTCCCGGTGTACCAGCCGATCGATTTCAGCAGGGTAAACACTGGTCAGCTGACTGCTTCAATGGTAGAGGCTGTTAAGAAAAACAGTGCCTATGATGGTAAGGCTTATGCTGTACCGTTCTGCTATGGAACAACAGGTATGATCGTCAATCAGAAAATGGCTCCGGATGCAAAAGACTGGTCAGATCTGTGGAATCCGAAATATGCCGGAAAAATTTCCTATAGATTGAAAAGACCACTGCTGATTGCTACCGCTTTCGGTCTGGGAGAGAATCCTTTTGCCCTGTACAATGATATTAACGCTTATCGTGCTCTGATGAAAAGAGTTGAAAAAACTCTTATTGATGGCAAGAAGCTGGTAAAAAATTACTGGACCAGTGGTGATACTCAGGTTGCTATCATCAAGAGTGGGGATGCATGGGTTATTTCCGGTTGGGATGGCAAGGGTTGGAGTCTGCATGCAACAAATCCCGATATAGACTTTATTGCTCCCAAGAGCGGTGCGCTGGGATGGATAGATACTTTTGCAATTCCGGCAAAATCAAAGAATCTTGATGCGGCGTACAAGTGGATTAACTTCATGCTGTCACCAAAAAATGCTGCATACTTCACCAACAAGGAAGGGTACGGTACCGCTTCCGCCGATGCCATAAAATATCTTAACGAAGATATTAAGGCCAATTTCAGTAGATCATTTCCCCCGGAGGTGCTTGACAACATCAAGTGGCACCCGCCGGTTCCTGAAGGATTTGAAACAATTGAAGCAAAGGTCCTGGACAGAATCAAGGCCGCAAAATAG
- a CDS encoding ABC transporter ATP-binding protein, with amino-acid sequence MSYVLEIKNITKKFGDFTAVDSVSFTVDDGGFFSILGGSGCGKTTLLRMIAGFEEETEGELYIRGESMKGIPPEKRPVNIVFQNLALFPMMNVEKNVAFGLQRQKLPRQEVKHRVTEMLERVGLVGFEKKKVTDLSGGQRQRVAIARSLVLRPSILLLDEPLGALDRKLREHMKIELKVLQKEIGTTFIYITHDQSEALVMSDSVAVMNEGHFEQIDTPKNLYKNPKTSFVAGFVGESNEFSVTDYRDGILVTGSGCRLNKPGLDFQPRKLFMRPEAFILNPSPDLENVELIDMKVKAILFDGSNTKISANILDGNDDVLISLPQNAQFEDLREGEELKVGIHRDDLKCYRD; translated from the coding sequence ATGAGTTATGTTCTGGAAATAAAAAATATCACAAAAAAATTCGGCGATTTTACGGCCGTTGATTCTGTAAGTTTTACTGTGGATGATGGCGGGTTCTTTTCCATTCTTGGTGGATCAGGCTGTGGAAAAACAACACTTCTGCGGATGATTGCAGGTTTTGAAGAGGAAACGGAAGGAGAACTGTATATCCGTGGCGAATCCATGAAGGGTATTCCGCCTGAAAAACGGCCGGTTAATATTGTTTTTCAGAATCTTGCCCTTTTTCCCATGATGAATGTGGAAAAAAATGTCGCTTTTGGTCTACAGCGGCAGAAGCTGCCCAGGCAGGAAGTCAAACATCGGGTGACAGAGATGCTTGAGCGGGTAGGACTGGTCGGTTTTGAAAAGAAAAAGGTAACTGATCTTTCCGGCGGGCAGCGGCAGCGTGTGGCAATAGCACGCTCCCTGGTTCTCAGGCCATCCATTCTTCTCCTGGATGAGCCCTTGGGTGCACTGGATCGAAAACTGAGGGAACATATGAAGATTGAACTCAAAGTCCTTCAGAAGGAAATCGGAACCACGTTTATTTATATTACCCATGATCAATCGGAAGCGCTGGTTATGAGTGACAGTGTTGCTGTCATGAATGAAGGGCACTTTGAGCAGATTGATACTCCAAAAAATCTCTACAAGAATCCAAAAACGTCTTTTGTCGCAGGATTTGTCGGTGAAAGTAATGAGTTCTCAGTTACCGATTATCGGGACGGTATTCTGGTTACCGGAAGTGGGTGCCGATTAAACAAACCCGGACTCGATTTTCAGCCCCGCAAGCTTTTCATGCGGCCGGAAGCGTTCATTCTGAACCCTTCTCCTGATCTGGAAAATGTTGAACTGATAGATATGAAGGTCAAGGCCATCCTTTTTGACGGTTCCAATACGAAAATATCGGCAAATATCCTTGATGGTAATGATGATGTTCTCATTTCTCTACCCCAGAATGCACAGTTTGAAGACCTCAGGGAGGGGGAAGAACTGAAGGTTGGCATTCACCGTGATGATTTAAAATGTTATCGGGATTGA
- a CDS encoding ABC transporter permease, whose product MKKRSGTFYLLLVPVLLWLVMLIVVPHLDMFFRSFRFETDEGAMIFSLNNYLAFFEDQIYWLTFVKTALYSIGVTFLAFVVTFPVAFYLTKVIAKKYSSFMVLLLLIPIWIGELVTIYGWMILLSDNGVINNFLINIGLIDTYLPMLYNNFSMTIGLLYMSMLFMIVPMMSALESLDDSLIEAASDLGASKWTIFYRIVIPYTTPGIASGGIIVFMLVIGDYVAPNILGGKSSLWFTEQIYNKFLATFNWNEGAAFGFLLLMLSSTIIWIALKLTGQKLEKVGS is encoded by the coding sequence ATGAAAAAAAGAAGCGGCACATTTTACCTCCTGCTGGTACCTGTCCTTTTATGGCTTGTTATGCTGATTGTTGTTCCGCACCTGGATATGTTTTTTCGCTCTTTTCGTTTTGAAACTGATGAGGGAGCGATGATTTTTTCCCTGAACAATTATCTGGCATTTTTTGAAGATCAAATATACTGGCTCACCTTTGTCAAGACAGCATTGTATTCCATTGGTGTTACTTTTCTTGCTTTTGTGGTCACCTTTCCCGTAGCATTTTACCTGACCAAGGTTATTGCAAAAAAATACAGCAGTTTTATGGTGTTGCTGCTTTTGATCCCCATATGGATAGGGGAGCTGGTGACGATTTACGGCTGGATGATTCTTCTGAGTGACAATGGTGTGATAAACAATTTTCTTATAAATATCGGATTGATAGACACTTATTTGCCCATGCTGTACAACAATTTCAGCATGACCATCGGTCTACTGTATATGTCCATGCTTTTTATGATTGTTCCCATGATGTCTGCTCTGGAAAGTCTTGATGACTCTCTCATCGAGGCGGCAAGTGATCTGGGTGCCTCAAAATGGACAATTTTCTATCGGATTGTAATTCCATATACAACACCGGGAATTGCTTCAGGGGGCATTATTGTATTTATGCTGGTGATAGGGGATTACGTTGCACCCAATATCCTTGGAGGAAAGAGTTCTCTATGGTTCACGGAGCAGATTTACAACAAATTTCTGGCTACTTTCAACTGGAATGAAGGTGCGGCTTTTGGCTTTCTGTTGCTTATGCTGTCTTCGACCATTATCTGGATAGCCCTGAAACTGACGGGACAAAAACTTGAGAAGGTTGGATCATGA
- a CDS encoding ABC transporter permease: protein MIRTLPCSRLYKVGYSLYILLFYIFLIMPLVTICVLAFNDSNFIALPWNGFSLDWFFADTDDRLGLFKDPDLMMSVWTSVETGFFVAMFSTIVGTIAALLFEEERFRFKGLLYFLALAPLVIPGVVLGISILLTSTYTGTYMEETFGWDMEFLSPGFWLVVIGQFSFGATYVMLLVGARLKKFDKVLEEAALSLRATRLEVIRLITLPFLRPAIIGAFVVTFLISFSNFNTTIFLIGSDPTLPVDLYSRIKFSSTPVLNAVSFMIVMFITFSAMISFVLNRKKI from the coding sequence ATGATACGTACATTACCATGCTCACGTCTATATAAGGTTGGGTACTCTCTTTATATTTTACTGTTTTATATCTTTCTCATCATGCCATTGGTAACGATCTGTGTGCTGGCATTTAATGATTCGAATTTCATTGCTCTGCCATGGAACGGATTCTCCCTGGACTGGTTTTTTGCCGATACAGATGACCGGCTTGGCCTGTTCAAGGATCCTGACCTGATGATGAGTGTCTGGACAAGTGTGGAAACAGGTTTTTTTGTGGCTATGTTTTCCACTATTGTCGGTACTATTGCCGCGTTGCTTTTTGAGGAAGAGAGATTCAGGTTCAAGGGACTGCTCTATTTTCTGGCTCTCGCACCCCTGGTTATTCCAGGAGTTGTACTGGGTATTTCCATTTTGCTTACTTCGACTTACACTGGAACCTATATGGAGGAAACCTTTGGCTGGGATATGGAGTTTCTCAGTCCGGGGTTCTGGCTGGTTGTCATTGGCCAGTTTTCCTTCGGTGCAACTTATGTGATGCTTCTCGTTGGCGCACGACTGAAAAAATTTGACAAGGTTCTGGAAGAGGCGGCACTCAGCCTGAGGGCAACCCGGTTGGAGGTGATCAGGCTTATCACTCTTCCTTTTCTGCGCCCAGCTATTATCGGTGCTTTTGTCGTTACGTTTCTGATCAGTTTTTCCAATTTCAATACAACTATTTTTCTTATCGGCTCTGATCCGACCCTGCCGGTTGACCTCTATTCCCGCATCAAGTTCAGCTCAACACCTGTTCTTAATGCAGTTTCATTTATGATTGTCATGTTTATCACCTTTTCTGCGATGATAAGCTTTGTACTCAACCGGAAAAAAATTTGA
- the trpC gene encoding indole-3-glycerol phosphate synthase TrpC, whose translation MILDTIVETKKKEVASLKEEGIRLPSSFRENKIEPPRGFRNALVSSPVVSIIAEVKKASPSKGVISENFEPVRIAENYEKNGAAAVSVLTDVDYFQGSLLYLLQVRHSVKLPVLRKDFIIDEVQIREAAVHGADAVLLIASILDLSRLQEFRLCAAEYGMDSLVEVHNEKETELAVESGADLIGINNRNLKNFSMDLETTFRLKKMIPAEIPVVSESGLRTAEDIVRLREAGVSAALIGEALMRAGSDSGLLRELRRE comes from the coding sequence ATGATTCTTGATACCATTGTAGAAACAAAGAAAAAAGAAGTTGCTTCTCTGAAAGAAGAGGGCATTCGACTACCCTCTTCTTTCAGAGAAAATAAGATTGAACCTCCCCGAGGATTCCGAAATGCATTGGTTTCCTCTCCCGTCGTTTCTATTATCGCCGAGGTAAAAAAAGCCTCTCCATCCAAGGGTGTTATCAGTGAGAATTTTGAGCCTGTTCGAATTGCTGAAAATTATGAGAAAAATGGTGCAGCAGCTGTCTCAGTGCTCACCGACGTTGATTATTTCCAGGGTTCACTGCTCTATCTCCTGCAGGTGCGGCACAGTGTGAAATTACCGGTATTAAGAAAAGATTTTATAATAGATGAGGTGCAGATCAGAGAGGCTGCTGTGCATGGTGCTGATGCCGTTTTGCTGATAGCATCCATCCTTGACCTGTCGAGGCTACAGGAATTTCGATTGTGTGCTGCGGAATACGGAATGGATTCCCTGGTGGAAGTTCACAATGAAAAAGAAACGGAACTGGCCGTTGAATCCGGAGCTGATCTGATCGGTATAAATAACAGGAACCTGAAAAATTTCTCCATGGATCTGGAAACTACTTTTCGTCTGAAAAAAATGATTCCTGCTGAGATTCCTGTTGTCAGTGAGTCCGGGTTGCGAACTGCCGAGGATATTGTCCGTCTCAGAGAAGCTGGAGTAAGTGCTGCCCTGATTGGTGAAGCTCTGATGCGGGCGGGGAGTGATTCCGGGTTGTTACGGGAGCTGAGAAGAGAGTGA
- a CDS encoding phosphoribosylanthranilate isomerase: MNSVSRTRVKMCGTTRLEDAAAAVRYGVDALGFILYAPSPRYVSVKQAKKICDTLPPFVDRVGVVVNEKPERLVSLVEAVGFTHLQLHGEESVHYCEQLRENLPHVKLLKAFRVGELSVMENFTPYEDCVDGFLLDTWVKGEKGGTGKTFDWSIIRRLVLRLPVVLAGGLNRENIGAAIASVNPYAVDLNSGVESAPGIKDHQLLKQVMGQIVSGR, encoded by the coding sequence GTGAATTCTGTTTCCAGAACAAGGGTAAAGATGTGCGGTACGACCCGACTGGAAGATGCCGCAGCTGCTGTGCGTTATGGTGTTGATGCCCTTGGATTTATTCTCTACGCTCCCAGTCCCCGGTATGTCTCTGTCAAACAGGCTAAAAAGATCTGTGATACCCTGCCTCCTTTTGTCGACCGGGTGGGAGTCGTGGTGAATGAAAAACCTGAACGGCTCGTTTCTCTGGTTGAAGCGGTCGGGTTTACCCATCTGCAGCTTCATGGTGAAGAGTCGGTACACTACTGTGAGCAGCTCAGGGAGAATCTTCCCCACGTTAAACTGTTAAAGGCCTTCCGGGTGGGGGAATTATCCGTGATGGAGAATTTTACTCCCTATGAAGACTGTGTGGACGGCTTTCTTCTGGATACCTGGGTCAAGGGGGAGAAGGGAGGAACGGGGAAAACATTTGACTGGTCCATAATCAGAAGACTGGTTTTACGTCTTCCTGTTGTGCTTGCCGGAGGATTGAATAGAGAAAATATCGGTGCTGCAATAGCTTCGGTAAATCCTTATGCTGTAGATCTCAATTCAGGTGTGGAGAGTGCGCCGGGGATAAAAGATCATCAGTTATTAAAACAGGTAATGGGGCAGATAGTCAGCGGGCGATGA
- a CDS encoding septal ring lytic transglycosylase RlpA family protein, with the protein MKPASNNFSRQYGGRQHIFRITFFLILFCSLWLTDQGESATRRHHTQKPYVINAKRYYPIPSASGFIQTGLASWYGRDFHGRRTSNGEIYNMYSMTAAHKTLPMNTMLLVRNLHNGRETVVRVNDRGPFIRGRIIDLSYKAAKKIGLVSEGVARVKIVALSEKRSSYPDFNSGEFYVQIGAFAHKINALKLQKRFTDAGHTTVIQKYYGPLSILYRVQVYVGATLKNAKRAEKALHDYGYKGRLSSPADYLPHYLF; encoded by the coding sequence ATGAAACCAGCCAGCAATAATTTCAGTCGACAATACGGAGGTAGGCAACATATTTTTCGGATTACATTTTTCCTGATCCTTTTCTGTTCTCTCTGGCTGACAGACCAGGGGGAGTCCGCCACTCGCCGCCATCACACCCAGAAACCCTATGTGATCAATGCCAAACGGTATTATCCCATCCCCTCCGCCTCTGGATTTATACAGACGGGCCTTGCTTCGTGGTATGGCCGAGATTTTCATGGCCGCAGGACTTCCAACGGTGAAATATACAATATGTATTCCATGACAGCCGCCCACAAAACCCTGCCGATGAATACCATGCTGCTGGTCAGGAACCTGCACAACGGCAGGGAAACCGTGGTGCGGGTCAATGACCGGGGACCGTTCATTCGTGGAAGAATTATTGACCTGAGTTATAAGGCCGCCAAAAAAATAGGCTTGGTAAGTGAAGGGGTTGCCAGGGTCAAAATTGTTGCTTTGTCTGAAAAAAGATCTTCATATCCTGATTTCAATTCCGGAGAATTCTATGTGCAGATTGGCGCCTTTGCCCACAAGATTAATGCCTTGAAACTGCAGAAAAGGTTTACCGACGCTGGGCATACAACGGTAATCCAGAAATACTATGGCCCCCTGTCGATACTCTACCGGGTCCAGGTTTATGTGGGAGCAACCCTGAAAAATGCAAAGAGAGCCGAAAAAGCCCTGCATGATTATGGATACAAGGGGCGTTTATCATCGCCCGCTGACTATCTGCCCCATTACCTGTTTTAA